Sequence from the Prunus persica cultivar Lovell chromosome G5, Prunus_persica_NCBIv2, whole genome shotgun sequence genome:
ATGATTTGATATTTCTTTGTGAGAGAATattaaaatgaagaaaagatgATGGTTTTGGAGAAAGCATGTGAAGTGCCATACTAAAGGAGGAGGTGAAGTAGAAAAAAGGCAAGGGAATGATAAAAGAATGATTAaacaaagggaaaagaaataatataaaagtgaagtaaaaaaaattaatatagggtaagggtagaataggaaagagaaagaatataaaaaaattaattaaaaagtattaaaaagcaaaagggagtgggaaaatcagctatatatatacacacacacacacgacctcttctattgagggatctctcaaataattttatttgagggacaccttttagggtttaggggtcccctgtaaattttttttcaacaatccaaacaatctattttttaagtatacattcatagatcatccttgcaaaaatttagacaaatcggaaaccatttcgacatccaattatgtcctacaaaatcaatgaatgcagtgcttcaagaaagtactaaaaatttcaataacttaattgagtggtcaaatgatatcagattcaagtaattttttttgtagagataatctttgaatgattatctgaaaaataaacggtttggattagtgaaatacaatgcagaGTGCGCCAtacaagggtgtccctcaatgGAAACTCTATGTATATATAGGGTTAGGATCAGGAGACACAAAAAACCCcacatttatacacacatTTTCAACCTTTAGATGAAATCAATTTCGATGGTTAAGATTGCATTTGAAAAGCCACCAATCCCCTCTCAACTATATAATTAATATGCCTTGAAAATAAcccattctctctcctctctcctcgcAAATTTCAAACCAGAAATCTTTGGTTTAATGTGttaccaaaataaatatataaagaaaaacactTCTCATTTCCATGTAAGCTGGAGGAGGACGATGAACATCATggatttctttcttcaaaggATGAGTTTTcatacccctttttttttttgacctGCCAAAAAAAGCTAGCTAACTATAAATCATTTGAGAAAGTCTCAATCTACTGATGTAGCTATTACCCAAATTTACACCAAGATAAAGTCTTTTTTCTAATATGGCTTTCAAGATAAGGataacatcttcaatttttgaccaaaaaaaaaaaaacatcttcaatttaatttttctttttcttttctttttgatgtCGAAAAGAAACTTATATTACAGTtgctataattttttaaagcctAGGTATCTACAATAAGACCAAAGCAATTTGAATTCCAGGTTCATTGAGTCTTTTTaagaatatataaagaaatatGAGGAATGAAAGTAAGAAATGGGATTATGTTACAGAGCCTTGTTAATGATTAGGAAGCTTTGTGGTGAACCGAAGCcatatgaagaaagaaatccATGGCATCGTCCTCCTCCAGCTCAATGCTGAGAAatggttttatttatatattatttatttggagaacaaattaaaccaaagggtaaatgaataaaccaccaaTAATATGGAGAGGAAGCAATTGTTGGGAGAAATGAGCAGGAAAGGAGTACATCGAAGAGGCAAAGAGACGaggaaacaaaattgaagaataCAATAATGCTTAGCATGCAGGACGTGAGAAATATGGAGGAGAAGAACCATAAAACTCAAAACGGTTAAATATTGGGAAAGAGATAGTAAAAGAGAATTAAAAGTTTACGTTTTTCAAGATTagtgaagagagaggagagtaTGAAATAGTCTAACTTTTTATTATGTTAATAATTAAGTTTAAATGCAGTAGCCATATTTAATCTTAGCCATTAAAATTGATTAATCTAAAGATTGAAAATGTATGGATAAATGTGTGGTTTTTTGTACGTCCCCatccatatatatacataaattcTCTTATGTGGACATACGATCGTTATTATCATACAAACTTTACGTATTTTCTATTACCTCTCAGTGTTTTTCTCCATGTTTACAATGACATCCGCACCATAATAACATGCAGACATTCGGATGAGAGAATAACTAACAAGCTGGGGAAGGGGGTTTACACACATATTCATTGGATGTTGGGGGTTTCGAACCTCTGCTCAAATGAATGGAGGTGGAAGAACTCAACTAACTGAGCTATACCCAACTAACCTATGTGTATATTATTTTCCTCACACATGTTGTATGAGTTGGTTATTGTAAATAGCCAATCGTGTGTATTGTATCATAAAACAATCATAATATCATGGTAGAACATAGTTCGTCCATATCCATAACATGGTGACCTCTCTATATTAAGTACATACAATTCTCCCAACCCATATCTATGTAGGATGTAGCACATAGGTAGTGGCGGATTTGTGCAGGCGCAAGGAGGTGTACTTGCGCCTCCGCTCGCTGGAAAACTTCATAAGAGCTGCAGGAGTTTCACCTCTGCTCATACTCGAGAAGCACGTAAGGTGTTCGATGAAATGTATAAAGGGCCTGGCCACTGCTTTGCTGGCTGCTCTGcgcttctttttttcaacaaaGCCTTGCCAAAATGACATCGTTTTGGACCAGGCTTTTTAAAACGTgctgcttttattttatttatataaaataaaaattttatttttttatttttaattttaacttggccaaaatgacgtcgttttggtctagagttcaaaaaaaaaaaggaaaaaaaaaaaggaaaactgcTGGGCCATTTCGTGGGCTTTTAAAATGGCTTCTACAATTTCTTACttaattgggttttaattGGGAGTtctctttatttaattgagtTTTAATAGAGCTTGCACAATTCCTTATTTAAGTGGGATTGAGAATTCTCTTTATAAAAGACCAATTTAACATCACCCAATCTCATTAGCGTGCATCACAAGAATCCtgcgtttttttttccttcttgagtACGCCAATCCAAAGTAAATCAgatgcatatatattttttcttgagcAAACTCcaattttgtttattctttttttttttctttcctttttaatatatattttttcttatttagctTTCTCTGTATTAGTAAGATCAGTAGCAAACTCGAGAAGGAAGAGGCTACGTGACACTATATTCGAggtataattaatttttatttgtttatttaattgataatttgatattgatttgtttatttaattgataaaTTATAGTCAATTAGTCATAGTTATAGATATAAAACTGTCACGACACGATCAGAGAATAAAGAAATTCTCGAATCAGGGTGCGtggataaaaagaaataaataaaaagactgaaaaaaattgattaaaatacattaccattatatatatgaaaaaaaattataataatcttACAAGTGTAcaagatataaataaaagtttatcaCTCTAAACTAATCCAACTTCTTTGGTTTCGACTTTGTCTTGCTCACTAATAGatctgaaaaaaaataaaataggtgAGGGATGAGTAAACCATCGCTCAGTGAGTAGATTATATAATATGCCCGTCAAGCAATGCTATTTTATACActctagaaaaatataataaaaagatacacAATCCAAATCATATCACATCATTACTTCATATCTTGGTTATCCTTCACAAATTGTACCCAGTATGTAACCCCTATAGGCCTCACCGCCCTATGTCCTCGTCTGGTACATTTATCCTTTGGATACCCCGTCCCTGAAGTTCTCATGTTCCATGAATAACACATACTTCACAAAAACTCCAAATAATATATACTGTGTGAAATATTGCACAAATTAGACATGCTTGACttgaaaatagagagagatttgTATATAGAATATACCCATAATTTTCACATTTATCACAAAATACGAACTTTTAGAACATATTACATAACCCACTCACCATGATAAGTATGAAATATTGCAAGACAAACACACAGGTTCTTCATcgtgtttcctttttcttcattctctctctctctctctctctctctctctctcttactaCTTCATGGTAGAAATCTATCTTAAAGGATTGGAATGAATGTTTGAAGTAAGGAAGCATGATACTTATAGGAGAGGTTATGGATGCAcccaaataatttttatatatacaatattttaaacCACCAAAAGATAAGATAGAAAAGGGAATAATGTGAGTCATTCCCCTTTGGCCAATGAAATcacaacaccaccaccaaaagATAAGGTAGAAAGGTAAGGAATAATGTGAGTCATCCAcctttggccaatgatatcaCAACATCACTTGTTACTAGCATGTAAGGTGGCATGGCAATGATGATTTGATTAAAACCAATTCTAAGTCTCTATACATGGATAACAAGAATGGTGTCATCTTTCAACTAAAGGAATAATCTCATACTAGGCTTAAGAtttaataacatataaatcttCACAATAAAgatttaaataagaaaagttcatattaataaataattaatatttggtatgaataattatttaatatatatatatatatatatttacaggTTCTCACAAAAacccttattttgttttaattatatagTTATGGAATGGTACTTTAAGAGAAAGAATTTAAATCCTCCAAATAATCCGGGTAGTTCAAATCATCCTTCAAATAATCCGGTTAGTTCCAACCCTCCTTAAAATAATCTGGCTAGTTCCAACCTTTCTTCAAATAATCCGGCTAGTTCAAAACATGTTTTAAATAATCCAGCTAGTTCACATCCTCCCTTGAATAATTCGGGTAGTCCGAAATGATCGGAGGTCACTGAGTTGGATGAACTATTGGCTAATCTTCTGCAGATCCTGGACTTAGACCTCCAATAACTTATTATAATCCCAAttaacttttaaaaattgCATCTCTACTAAAAATTTTTCAAATCCGCCGCTGCACATAGGTGAAATCTAGAAAAGAGCAAGAAAGAATTCATATTGGTCAATGAATTCAAATAGTGGGAACAACGGAACCCAAGTGGGAACAACGGAACCCAAATTGGTCAATGAATTCATAGTGGAACAATAGAACCCAAATTGGCCAATGAATCCATACTTGGGCTTGTAATCCCAAATTGGTAAGCCTCATCTCTTGGGTCGACCCCAATTTAACCTAGGCCTTGTTTACTTggagtttgtttttttggttgccatATTTGGCTTCTATGCATGACCTTTGTTTACATAATTGTAGCTTAACTTGCCATCAATTGGTATGAGAGAAATTCTCATGCAACGGGAATATATAactttttgctattttcgATCAATAACGCAATGACAtataagataatttttttacatatTATTGTGTTATTGCCCGAAGATAGCAAAATAATACTATCTCCATTacatgtaagtttttttttctttttctgtggTGGTGGTAGGACCTATTACAATCACTAATTAATATAAGCAAAGAAAGATTGTATGGCCATGTGATATTGATGCATCAGGAGGAATggatataatttataaattatataaacagtAATTTTTTAACACGTTAAATTATCTCACGCACTTTTTTATTATGAGCAATAGAGGGACGTGTGGAATATGAGATTTGATTTGAAGTACCAAAATCATGCCTCGCCCTCCAACTCTGCGGCTCTGCTTGAGTGGTGGGAGACAAATTTTCAAGACTTAATGGCGGGCCCACAATCAGTCAGATAAATGGACGGCGACGATTCTCCAGTCCATTCTACCTAGATCTCTGCTCAATTCGGTCCACCTATTTCCACCCCCTGACTTTACCGTGCCAGTAAAATAGTAAAAGCAGTAAAAACcccattacaatttacaatacAAGGCGTCGCGTGTTTTGCACGTGATCAGAAGTCACGTAGGGTAGGTGGCAAGAAAGGCGTTTGACTTTGGGATGAGGCTGTCTGGGAGAAACGCCTGCTCGTCCATCAACAGAGTGACACGTGTACCGAAACAGCCGACGAGACTTAATTGGCGTTGATCGGTTTCTGTCAAACCGCATTTACCACGCACAGTAAATCAATAAATTACAGGATTTATGGCGAAGTGTTATGAAAATCCAAAAACctagagagatgaagagactCTGAAGTCTGAACCCAGCTGAGCAAACCAAACCAGAGCAAAGCAAAAGGCCAGAGCTcttgctttgttttaatatttttttttttccaaataacACCGACAATTCTTCAACTTTGCATGCCATGCTGGTgatccttctctctctctctctctcacttctttttctttagttcTTTTGAggtcttatttaattttttttgttctgatttaatgaattttttttcgtttatttcttcttggaagtattttttttcccttttttctacAAGCTTTGAATTTATTCTGTTGTTTTTTACTTCAAAGAGTTTTGTTAATTACTTGGGTACATTCTAATTTCagcattattttaatttattacttGTTGTTTTTCACTTCAAAGAGTTAAAGATTTCATAATCTTCTGGGTTTTGAGTACTCTTCCAGTGCATGTTGTTTGAGCTAGGGTTAAAGATTTCTTGGGTTGAAAATAGTTTCTGAATCctgatattgtttttttttttggtgatacCAAATTTGATGCAGTTTCTGGGTCAAGTGAAGTAGTGAAGTGAAGAGGCAAAGCCTATATCTGACAAACTTTGACATATCTATTTTCCACAAGTCCATTTATCTCTTTTAAAAAGTTGTATTTTTGGAAGCAAGCGAAAATGTATGGGGATTGCCAAGTAATGTCAACCATGGGAGGTGGGAACGTAGTCACCTCGGAAACCCTCTTTTCATCTCcgatccaaaaccctaacttCAACTTCATGCCTTCCCAGCTCCCTTTCCAACCTTTCTCTTCCATCATCAATCCTGTAAGCtactattttttcttcttcttcttcttcttcttttctctaagtatttttgtatttaatgGGAAAATgaacagaaagaagaaaacggGCTGCTGATGAGAGGCAAGGAGGAGATGATGGAGAGTGGTTCTGGAAGTGAGCAAGTTGAAGAAAAGTCTGGAAACGAGCAAGAGGCTGATCAACTTCAACAGCCCCCTAAGAAGAAACGCTATCATCGCCACACTGCTCATCAGATCCAAGAAATGGAGAAGTATatatcatctctctctctctctctctctctctctctctctctctctctctctctctctctctgtgttaaCAAACGTGTTAATTTGTGTTTAACAACACGTttttatataaacacatacaGTTTGTTTAAGGAGTGTCCTCACCCAGACGACAAGCAGAGGCAAAAACTGAGCCAGGAGCTGGGACTGAAGCCACGCCAGGTCAAGTTTTGGTTCCAAAACCGACGAACTCAAATGAAGGTAAAGTAAGGAGCTGggctggggggggggggggggtttgTCAACGGTTCACACTGCGCACCCTTTGATTCAACACACGAGTCCCGAGGAACCGCGTTCGTCATTTAAACActtcaaaaccctaataaaCGCCTTAACGTTGTTAACTTTTGAAGGATCAAGAAGAATCTCATTTATTCTGGATCGGCTCTTTGCTTAGTTTTAGGCTTTAATTTATGATGAAGTCTGCACCTCATTAATATGCACAATAAACCCTTTACCTACACACGTGCTTCCCAAAGCTTAATTGGACTCTTGCTCAGCAATAAAAGCTTTGCCCTTTAGGGTTGTGGCAGAATAGGATTATGGTGCTAGCACCTTAAGGCTTGGCTATCTTTGGGCTTAAGTTTGACTAATTGTTTTTGTGGTGGTTTTATTTTGTCTAGGCACAACAAGACCGGTCGGATAATGTGATGCTTAGAGCAGAAAATGATAGCCTGAAGAACGAGAATTACCGGCTACAGACGGCGCTGCGCAATATTATATGCCCTAATTGTGGAGGACCATCTATGATTGCGGACATTGGCTTGGATGAACAACAACTTCGACTTGAGAATGCTCGACTCAGAGAAGAGGTACTATTAATTCAGCAATGCTGTATTTAATTGTcacaaaatttggaaaatttgggtgatttctttcttttcctttctggtGAACAGAACATTGGAGATTTCATTTGTCTGAATTcattgcattttctttttcttttgcgttaaattccaaataaattgaattgttgttctTGCCGTTTCTTTTGTGTGCATGGAAAGGAAATATTATCATTGAGTAAGTAAATTTAAATCCTCAGAATTTATATTATGTAAACTCCTTAAAATAAGGTCTATTTGGAGAGAAGATTTTGGTCATAAAAAAGCAATGGAATTCTTTGGATCTTAAAAAACAATATCATTATTTAAATACATGAATCTCTAGCTTTATTTGTGCATGCTTGAGTAGTTGAATTAGTAGCTGCTTTTAGGGGTTATTAAGACATTAATCTTTTTCACAGTTGGAACGAGTTTGTTGTCTGAGTTCACGATATACTACTGGCCGGCAAATCCAAACAATGGCACCTGGAGATCCTCTCATGTCAGCATCCAGTTTGGATTTGGATATGAACATCTATTCAAGGCATTTCCAAGACCCAATGACTTCTTGTGGGGACATGATCCCCATGCCTTTGTTGCCACCAGAAGTGCCTTCCCACTACAATGAGGGTGGTGTATTGTTAGATGAGGAAAAGTCTCTTGCAGTGGAGCTTGCCGCTTCATCGGTGGATGAACTTGTTAAGATGTGCCAGGCTGGTGAGCCTCTTTGGATCCGGAACAGTGAAATTGGGAAGGAAGTGCTTAATGTTAAAGAATATACCCGGATGTTCCCACCGTGGCCTTTGAACCTCAAGCACCACTCAAGTGATCAGTTTAGGACAGAAGCTACTCGTGATAGTGCTGTGGTTATCATGAATAGCATCAATCTTGTAGATTGCTTCCTTGATGCTGTAAGTGCCCTTGTTTTTAATtcgtaacttttttttattaagaaCCTTAGAAGAGGATATACTAATTAGTTGCCAAAGTACTATAATATCTTTTACTTTCAGCTCTCTTAATCAACTATTACCAACCTTCTAACTTCTCTGGTTAtctgttttttcaattttaacttTACAGAATAAGTGGATGGAGCTGTTTCCTTCTATTGTTTCTAGAGCCAAAACTGTTCAAGTTATTCAAGCAGACCCCTCTGGTCAAGCAAATGGTTCTCTTCAGCTGGTAGGTATCTCAAATGTGCCTCAAATTCACAaatgatgaaaattttgatcaaCAAAATGAGGCACAAATTCATAAGTTGTATTAGgaaattaaatttcttttatatacTAGGATGCTCAATCAATATCAAACATTGGGTACTTGTTACTTTGTGCAGATGTATGCCGAATTGCAAATTCTTTCTCCTCTGGTGCCAACTAGAGAAGCACATTTTCTACGTTATTGTCAACAAAATGCGGAGGAGGGATGTTGGGCAATTGTAGATTTTCCCATAGATAGCTTCCATGACAACCTCCAGTCGTCGTTTCCCCGATACAAGAGATTGCCCTCCGGCTGCCTTATCCAAGACATGCCCAATGGATACTCAAAAGTGTGTTCTGCTGCTTTCACTCAATTTATGTACtctgagtttttctatttccctaattatatatcttgaaatatattatacatgtatCTCTTATATTATTTTACTGGCTTTTGAACAGATTACATGGGTAGAACATGCAGAGATAGAGGAGAAGCCTGTCCACCAAATATTGAGCCACTATATCTACAGTGGGATGGCTTTCGGGGCGCAACGCTGGCTTGCAATCTTACAAAGGCAGTGTGAAAGGGTTGCAAGTCTCATGGCCAGAAATATATCAGACCTTGGaggttaaataaataaattatgttcCTTATTATAATAAAGTGATGTTCATAGATTAATTAGAATGTATTATTCTTACAtgggatttatatatatgcaatatGCAGTGATACCTTCCCCAGAAGCACGAAAGAATTTGATGAAACTGTCACAGAGAATGATAAGAACATTTTGTGTAAACATGAGCACCTCCAATGGGCAGTCATGGACGGCTCTATCTGATTCCCCAGACGACACTGTTAGAATAACCACAAGGAAGGTCACAGACCCTGGTCAACCCATTGGTGTTATTCTCAGTGCTGTGTCCACAACCTGGCTCCCATATTCTCACTACCGTGTCTTCGAACTCCTACGGGACGAACATCGCAGAGCTCAGGTATGGCGTTTGCTAgctaggttaattaatttgtgtGCTGATTAGTATTATATGATGACCATCTTAATTGGTCATCCATATTGATGAACTCTACATGATTATTCTCAATCCTTAGAGGTGTAAGCTTGATATATATTGTTGACTCATTCTCTGACACCTTAAACTTTTAAGACTATTTGTTCGTCATGATATTAGAGCGTTTCTTTTCAAGGGCCGTGAGTCTGGCTCTCTTTCCCACTTCTTGTTGGTTTTGCACGATATAGGATGTAGGTTACACCTATATGTTTGTCTCTCTTTTCCTCTAGATCACCATGCACTGAGAAAATTAATCTAAACAATAGTTCAACTTCACAATTTGGCAGATGTATGTTATGCTATGAAACATGTGACTGGAATATTTGGGTATATAAAGGCACAAATTATGATGTGGTAACAACTGATTGTAAATGTGTTTAAATTTAGCAGCTTGATGTTCTTTCCAATGGGAATTCCTTGCACGAAGTGGCTCACATTGCCAATGGCTCTCATCCTGGCAATTGCATTTCTCTTCTTCGCATAAACGTAAGCATTccctttgaaattttcttacaccaatttatttattaaatttccATATCCTGCCAAAGTAATACTTCATTCAcatctttgaaatttgattcTGAATTCCAGGTAGCTAGCAACTCAGCACAGAACGTAGAGCTAATGCTACAAGAGAGCTGCACCGACGAGTCGGGCAGCCTTGTGGTGTACACAACCATGGACGTGGACGGCATCCAATTGGCAATGAGTGGAGAGGACCCTTCCTGCATTCCCCTCCTTCCTCTCGGCTTTGTCATTGTCCCACTGCACCCTATGGAATCTACCGGTCCAACACCCAATCACCTCACCTCATCATCGCCAGATCATCGTCAAGAAGACAGcactgccaccaccaccacgaCCAGCAATGTTATCAACTCAGGTTGTCTGCTGACTGTGGGACTCCAAGTCCTTGCCAGCACAAGTCCTTCCGCAAAACTCAACCTCTCCAGCGTCACCGCCATTAACAACCATCTCTGCAACTCGGTGCAGCAGATTATCTCCGCTCTCAGTAGCGGCAGCGACACGTGCATTGCCGCTGCTACAACTGAGAATGGCAGCGTTGGTGGCGGCGCCTCTTGCTCCGACCCAACTGCTTCCAGCCCCAGGCAATAGCTTGGATGGCCGGGACATTGAGCTACGTGCTAAATTACCCAAAAACAACCTGTCCTCTCTCCCAGCAGTTTGGCTTTTCAGTACtaaatttagggtttgtgtcCGGGAGTTTTATTTCTActgcaaaccaaaaaaaaaaaaaaaaaatcatccagCATTCCTTTTACAGCTATTTACTGATTCAGTAAGTAGTACCATAAGGAATGcagcatgattttttttttgcttgttgATTTGTTAAATTTCTAATATCTTAGTAATGGGAGGGGTAGGGATGTCAAAGGAAGTTAATAGGTGTGCCAGTGGTTTCTTGGTAAATAAAGGAAAGATGGTGGAGCTAGCTAGAGGAGCTGGTAGCTAGTAGCTGGTAGTTGGTAGGTAAGTGGAGGTGGAGGGAGTTAAGAGGGAGTCAAGAGCGCACCACAGAAGAAGACCCTTTGGTTTTGCGGTGAGGTtcagaaattaaagagaaTGGGCCTCACCAGCCTCTGCAAGGGGTGGTGGTTCGGGTATTGACTTCTCCTTGTCTTTTgccttgtttttatttttttggacgGACTTGTGTGTTGGCTTTTGGGTTTATGATAAGGATTCAACGcttctgaattttttcaattacGAAATTTGCATcttctgaattttttaattataagcTATCGTagattaaacaaacaaaaagtgtacagaagaaggaaaaaaaactgcatcaattgggattttaaaagattatttTAGGATAAATAAGTTttgtggtattcaattaagatttttaaattatctAAACAAATCTTGTGATATTCATTAAGACTATTAGGATTTTTAAAAGAGAGTGTTCAAAtctagtggtattcaatttaaactttaaacaagtaacaaaaaatcTTATAGTATTCAAAAACTTGCAAATTTcaaagtatttttttaaatgtgaaATGGTGCGAGACTTTTTAGTAGGAAGTATAAATACTAAGAGCATCTTCAACCGAAATACCAATTCCAACGTGTCAagttttaacccaaaaaaagacaTTTTAAGCCTTCCAACCGTGATACCAAATCCTAGTTGAATTGATGTACTTCACTTTTGCTGTCAAAATTGACGCCAACATGTTGAGacgtctttttgttttttaaattattttaatgcTGAGCCCATTTCCTTCTCTCCTCTTCCATGTACAGTTCTTAACcctatttaatattttactcTTAAATATCTAGCCCACCTgcctttaaaaataataaaataaaatgtatatTTGACATCTTGGTTGGATAAAGAGTTTTACaatatgtcaaattgccacatcagCCATcagatttaaatttgatgtttggtatttgacatctcccttggagatgctctaagagCATTCACAATCatactctctattttttagttaaattttagctaaaaacatataaaagttattttaggagctctctataaaatttaaacttcaatTATGCTCTCTAGTTTAaggagtcataaatgctataactcttttttgattggtccatctctattaaaaattaaaataaacaatagttagcattaaataaaggtttgaaatacttattaaataaagcagcattaaattatagggagtcaCTAGgagttttttctctctcctcagatttacgagctcctagaggtctccTTATTTTATgaggtggatagggagcattgtcggagttgtatttttacaattcctccctaaaatttgtctaaggaggTGGTTTAGGGAGCCCATTGTGAATgctgtatttttatattaaaacaaaaaaaagaataaaaatttatatctttaaaataacaataaaagaaaatcaaataaaaaaccaaaaaaaaaataaattcaagtttTGGGGTAGAAATCGAgatagagagggagagagagagagtttaattttaattttttattcatattttaatcaatttaatacaaacaa
This genomic interval carries:
- the LOC18777708 gene encoding homeobox-leucine zipper protein HDG5 isoform X1, with the protein product MYGDCQVMSTMGGGNVVTSETLFSSPIQNPNFNFMPSQLPFQPFSSIINPKEENGLLMRGKEEMMESGSGSEQVEEKSGNEQEADQLQQPPKKKRYHRHTAHQIQEMENLFKECPHPDDKQRQKLSQELGLKPRQVKFWFQNRRTQMKAQQDRSDNVMLRAENDSLKNENYRLQTALRNIICPNCGGPSMIADIGLDEQQLRLENARLREELERVCCLSSRYTTGRQIQTMAPGDPLMSASSLDLDMNIYSRHFQDPMTSCGDMIPMPLLPPEVPSHYNEGGVLLDEEKSLAVELAASSVDELVKMCQAGEPLWIRNSEIGKEVLNVKEYTRMFPPWPLNLKHHSSDQFRTEATRDSAVVIMNSINLVDCFLDANKWMELFPSIVSRAKTVQVIQADPSGQANGSLQLMYAELQILSPLVPTREAHFLRYCQQNAEEGCWAIVDFPIDSFHDNLQSSFPRYKRLPSGCLIQDMPNGYSKITWVEHAEIEEKPVHQILSHYIYSGMAFGAQRWLAILQRQCERVASLMARNISDLGVIPSPEARKNLMKLSQRMIRTFCVNMSTSNGQSWTALSDSPDDTVRITTRKVTDPGQPIGVILSAVSTTWLPYSHYRVFELLRDEHRRAQQLDVLSNGNSLHEVAHIANGSHPGNCISLLRINVASNSAQNVELMLQESCTDESGSLVVYTTMDVDGIQLAMSGEDPSCIPLLPLGFVIVPLHPMESTGPTPNHLTSSSPDHRQEDSTATTTTTSNVINSGCLLTVGLQVLASTSPSAKLNLSSVTAINNHLCNSVQQIISALSSGSDTCIAAATTENGSVGGGASCSDPTASSPRQ
- the LOC18777708 gene encoding homeobox-leucine zipper protein HDG5 isoform X2; translated protein: MYGDCQVMSTMGGGNVVTSETLFSSPIQNPNFNFMPSQLPFQPFSSIINPKEENGLLMRGKEEMMESGSGSEQVEEKSGNEQEADQLQQPPKKKRYHRHTAHQIQEMENLFKECPHPDDKQRQKLSQELGLKPRQVKFWFQNRRTQMKAQQDRSDNVMLRAENDSLKNENYRLQTALRNIICPNCGGPSMIADIGLDEQQLRLENARLREELERVCCLSSRYTTGRQIQTMAPGDPLMSASSLDLDMNIYSRHFQDPMTSCGDMIPMPLLPPEVPSHYNEGGVLLDEEKSLAVELAASSVDELVKMCQAGEPLWIRNSEIGKEVLNVKEYTRMFPPWPLNLKHHSSDQFRTEATRDSAVVIMNSINLVDCFLDANKWMELFPSIVSRAKTVQVIQADPSGQANGSLQLMYAELQILSPLVPTREAHFLRYCQQNAEEGCWAIVDFPIDSFHDNLQSSFPRYKRLPSGCLIQDMPNGYSKITWVEHAEIEEKPVHQILSHYIYSGMAFGAQRWLAILQRQCERVASLMARNISDLGVIPSPEARKNLMKLSQRMIRTFCVNMSTSNGQSWTALSDSPDDTVRITTRKVTDPGQPIGVILSAVSTTWLPYSHYRVFELLRDEHRRAQLDVLSNGNSLHEVAHIANGSHPGNCISLLRINVASNSAQNVELMLQESCTDESGSLVVYTTMDVDGIQLAMSGEDPSCIPLLPLGFVIVPLHPMESTGPTPNHLTSSSPDHRQEDSTATTTTTSNVINSGCLLTVGLQVLASTSPSAKLNLSSVTAINNHLCNSVQQIISALSSGSDTCIAAATTENGSVGGGASCSDPTASSPRQ